From Rudanella lutea DSM 19387, a single genomic window includes:
- a CDS encoding SDR family NAD(P)-dependent oxidoreductase, giving the protein MTLSENEKKRLRNRYGSWAVVTGASSGIGRELAKQLASAGFGLVLVARREAVLAEVASELQQTYQTEVRLVLADLAGPAGVAALVKATESLGVGLLVASAGFGTSGQLVDADLEDEVDMLRVNCEALLRLTHEFGRRFAGQGRGGLILLSSMVAFQGVPFAAHYAATKAYVQTLAEGLSRELKPAGVDVLAAAPGPVRSGFGSRANMRMDMALEPEQVGVPILKALGRQTTVLPGWLTKLLVYSLQLVPRSIKVRIMEQVMGGMTQHQRVATVGL; this is encoded by the coding sequence ATGACACTATCAGAAAACGAAAAAAAGCGTCTGCGAAACCGGTACGGTTCGTGGGCAGTGGTAACCGGAGCCTCGTCGGGTATCGGTCGGGAGCTGGCCAAACAGCTGGCGAGTGCGGGTTTTGGGCTGGTGCTGGTGGCCCGGCGCGAAGCAGTGCTGGCTGAGGTTGCCAGCGAACTGCAGCAAACCTATCAAACCGAGGTTCGGCTTGTGCTGGCCGATCTGGCCGGGCCGGCTGGTGTAGCCGCGCTCGTCAAAGCCACGGAGTCGCTCGGAGTGGGGCTGCTGGTGGCGTCAGCGGGCTTCGGTACGTCGGGGCAACTGGTCGACGCCGACCTGGAGGACGAAGTTGACATGTTGCGCGTGAATTGCGAAGCCTTGTTGCGGTTGACCCATGAGTTTGGGCGTCGGTTTGCCGGACAGGGTAGGGGTGGGCTCATTCTGTTATCATCCATGGTGGCTTTTCAGGGGGTACCCTTTGCGGCTCATTATGCGGCTACCAAAGCGTATGTGCAAACCCTGGCGGAAGGGCTCAGCCGCGAACTGAAACCGGCCGGGGTCGATGTGTTGGCCGCAGCGCCGGGCCCGGTTCGGAGTGGGTTTGGGAGCCGTGCCAATATGCGGATGGACATGGCTCTGGAGCCCGAACAGGTGGGCGTACCAATTCTGAAGGCCCTGGGTCGGCAGACGACGGTGTTGCCGGGGTGGCTGACCAAATTGCTGGTGTACAGTCTGCAGTTGGTGCCGCGTTCGATCAAAGTGCGCATCATGGAGCAGGTTATGGGAGGCATGACCCAACATCAACGCGTTGCAACGGTCGGGCTATGA
- a CDS encoding SDR family NAD(P)-dependent oxidoreductase has protein sequence MFKLTDKSAVITGGGSGIGAAISRLFAQQGATVHLLDFDTDTANQTADAIRAEGGNAFVHACDVANARQVHHTIGKIRRIDVLVNNAGIAHVGKLHQTTEADFDRVVSVNVKGVYNCLSAVVQLMQAQGGGVILNLSSIAALVGIPDRFAYSMSKGAVQAMTLSVARDYLADHIRCNCISPARVHTPFVDGFLARNYPGREPEMFEKLAQSQPIGRMGKPDEVAALALYLCSDEAAFITGCDYPIDGGFVRLNN, from the coding sequence ATGTTTAAACTAACCGATAAAAGTGCCGTGATTACGGGCGGAGGCAGCGGAATTGGGGCGGCTATTTCGCGCTTGTTTGCGCAACAGGGAGCCACCGTTCACCTGCTCGACTTTGACACCGACACGGCCAACCAAACCGCCGATGCGATCCGGGCCGAGGGCGGAAACGCCTTCGTACATGCCTGCGATGTGGCCAACGCCCGGCAGGTACACCATACGATCGGCAAAATTCGCCGGATCGACGTGCTGGTCAATAACGCCGGCATTGCCCACGTCGGGAAACTGCACCAAACGACCGAGGCCGACTTCGACCGGGTGGTGTCGGTCAACGTGAAAGGCGTGTACAACTGCCTGTCGGCGGTGGTGCAGCTCATGCAGGCGCAGGGGGGCGGGGTTATCCTCAACCTGTCGTCCATTGCCGCCCTGGTGGGAATTCCTGACCGGTTTGCCTACTCCATGAGCAAGGGGGCTGTGCAGGCCATGACCCTCTCGGTAGCCCGCGATTACCTGGCCGATCACATCCGCTGCAACTGCATCAGCCCGGCGCGGGTACACACACCTTTTGTCGATGGGTTCCTGGCCCGAAACTACCCCGGCCGCGAACCCGAAATGTTTGAGAAATTGGCCCAAAGTCAGCCGATTGGCCGCATGGGCAAACCCGACGAAGTAGCCGCCCTGGCCCTGTACCTGTGCTCCGACGAAGCCGCCTTTATCACCGGCTGCGATTACCCCATCGACGGCGGATTTGTCCGTCTAAACAACTAA
- a CDS encoding SDR family oxidoreductase, producing the protein MDLQLTDKVILVTGGAKGIGEGICRVLAAEGAIPVIIGRNEADNRAAVATLEAAGGRAFAIQAELTQPDHCARAVQEAVAAFGRIDGLVNNAGVNDGVGLEHGSYTAFIDSLHKNLVHYYLMAQHALPYLKASGGSIVNIGSKTAETGQGNTSAYAAANGGRNALTREWAVELLPYRIRVNALIVAECFTPLYAHWIETFPDPAAKLAAITAKIPLENRMTTADEIGQMVAFLLSAKSSHTTGQLFHVDGGYVHLDRAI; encoded by the coding sequence ATGGATTTACAACTTACCGACAAGGTTATTCTCGTAACAGGCGGAGCCAAAGGCATTGGCGAAGGCATCTGCCGGGTGCTCGCGGCCGAAGGAGCCATTCCGGTTATCATCGGTCGTAACGAGGCCGACAACCGGGCCGCCGTCGCTACACTCGAAGCCGCCGGTGGCCGAGCTTTCGCCATTCAGGCCGAACTCACCCAACCCGACCACTGCGCCCGGGCTGTGCAGGAAGCCGTTGCCGCCTTTGGGCGAATTGACGGACTGGTGAACAATGCTGGCGTGAACGATGGCGTAGGTCTCGAACACGGGAGCTACACCGCCTTTATCGACTCGCTGCACAAAAACTTAGTACATTATTACCTGATGGCGCAACACGCCCTCCCCTACCTCAAGGCAAGCGGGGGGAGCATTGTGAACATTGGCTCCAAAACAGCCGAGACGGGTCAGGGCAATACCTCGGCTTATGCCGCGGCCAATGGCGGACGCAACGCGCTCACCCGCGAGTGGGCCGTGGAACTACTGCCGTACCGCATTCGGGTGAACGCCCTGATTGTGGCCGAATGTTTCACGCCCCTGTACGCCCATTGGATAGAGACGTTCCCCGATCCGGCGGCCAAACTCGCGGCCATCACCGCTAAAATTCCGCTCGAAAATCGGATGACTACCGCCGACGAAATTGGGCAGATGGTCGCGTTTCTGCTGTCGGCCAAATCGAGCCACACAACCGGGCAGCTGTTCCACGTCGACGGGGGGTACGTTCATCTCGACCGGGCCATCTGA
- a CDS encoding alpha-L-fucosidase: MKKLFLLLLIGLSLTSAQAQQTANKPEREQWFMDLGFGMFIHWSLDSQVGAVISHSMAGASEDYLNRFTTELPATFNPKKFDPEEWATLARLAGMKYVVFTAKHHAGFCMWPTKTTPFSVGSSSSADRPFKRDIVREVLDAFRKQGIAVGLYFSPEDFNYLYEHKIPIGRLQHPQHFPANNPGLMALDKAQLKELLTNYGPIDILFFDGPAEGLKEYAWQLQPNVVVTRGQMNTPEQKIPDKPLPGPWESCYTMGTDWQYKPTNDPHKTGTEIINMLIETRAKGGNLLLNVGPKPNGEIQIEQEALLREVALWNLVNGESIHGVRSWDVTREGPIWFVKSTRENAVYAFVPGGTEWKYGDRKEFVFKTLEGSAQTKVSVVGYDSKLVEYREGFDASINWQATPLGLVISAVNGHRLYTNNKWPNPVVLKITNARYKPLELAGEKRSKLDGAH, from the coding sequence ATGAAAAAACTTTTTTTACTTCTGCTAATCGGCCTGAGCCTAACTTCGGCTCAGGCGCAACAAACAGCCAATAAACCCGAGCGTGAGCAGTGGTTTATGGACCTCGGTTTCGGCATGTTTATTCACTGGAGCCTCGATTCGCAGGTGGGGGCCGTGATTAGCCATTCGATGGCCGGGGCTTCCGAAGATTATCTGAATCGCTTCACAACAGAGCTTCCCGCGACATTCAACCCGAAAAAGTTTGACCCCGAAGAGTGGGCGACCCTCGCCCGGCTCGCGGGCATGAAATACGTGGTGTTCACGGCCAAACACCATGCAGGTTTCTGCATGTGGCCCACCAAAACGACGCCCTTTAGTGTGGGTAGTAGCTCGTCGGCGGACCGCCCCTTCAAGCGCGACATCGTTCGCGAAGTGCTCGACGCCTTCCGCAAACAGGGGATTGCCGTGGGCCTGTACTTCTCTCCCGAGGATTTTAATTATCTGTACGAACATAAAATTCCCATCGGGCGGTTGCAGCACCCGCAGCATTTTCCGGCCAACAACCCTGGTCTGATGGCCCTCGACAAAGCCCAGTTGAAAGAGCTGCTGACCAACTACGGCCCAATCGACATTCTGTTTTTCGACGGACCGGCCGAGGGCCTGAAAGAGTACGCCTGGCAGTTGCAACCCAACGTGGTCGTAACGCGGGGGCAAATGAACACGCCTGAGCAGAAAATACCCGACAAGCCGCTGCCCGGCCCCTGGGAGTCGTGCTACACCATGGGCACCGACTGGCAGTACAAACCCACCAACGACCCGCACAAAACCGGCACCGAGATTATCAATATGCTCATCGAAACCCGGGCCAAGGGCGGCAACCTGCTGCTAAACGTAGGCCCCAAGCCCAACGGCGAAATCCAGATTGAGCAGGAGGCCCTCTTGCGGGAAGTAGCCTTGTGGAACCTCGTCAACGGCGAGAGCATCCACGGCGTGCGGTCGTGGGACGTTACCCGCGAGGGGCCGATCTGGTTTGTGAAAAGCACCCGCGAAAATGCGGTCTACGCTTTCGTGCCGGGCGGTACAGAATGGAAGTACGGCGACCGGAAAGAGTTTGTGTTCAAAACCCTCGAAGGCTCTGCCCAAACCAAAGTGAGCGTGGTAGGATACGACAGTAAGCTGGTCGAGTACCGCGAAGGTTTTGATGCGTCGATCAACTGGCAGGCCACACCCCTGGGCTTGGTCATCAGCGCCGTAAACGGGCACCGACTGTACACCAACAACAAATGGCCGAACCCCGTGGTGCTTAAAATCACCAACGCCCGGTATAAACCCCTTGAACTGGCTGGCGAGAAACGAAGCAAGCTGGACGGAGCGCACTGA
- a CDS encoding fumarylacetoacetate hydrolase family protein: MKLLRFGPAGNEKPGLELGGKFYDASALVRDYDEAFFAEDGLVRLRNHINSIPQQLENLLPRIPEGARLGAPVARPSKIVCIGLNYEDHARETGAAIPTEPVIFLKASTALVGPNDDIEIPRGSTKTDWEVELAVVIGRRARYVTEANAMQYVAGYCLHNDVSERAFQLERGGTWDKGKGCDTFAPMGPYLVTPDEIDDVNNLRLWLTVNGQTRQDGNTRTLIFGIPHLIAYVSQFMTLLPGDIISTGTPPGVGLGMNPPTYLQPGDVVELGIDGLGRARQTVRAFTEED, from the coding sequence ATGAAACTGCTACGTTTTGGCCCCGCCGGGAACGAGAAACCCGGCCTGGAACTGGGCGGAAAATTTTACGACGCATCGGCCCTGGTGCGCGACTACGACGAGGCTTTCTTTGCCGAAGATGGCCTGGTCCGGTTGCGCAATCACATCAACAGCATTCCGCAACAGCTTGAAAATCTGCTGCCCCGCATCCCTGAGGGCGCACGGCTGGGGGCACCGGTGGCGCGACCCTCCAAAATTGTGTGCATCGGGCTGAACTACGAAGACCACGCCCGCGAAACCGGCGCGGCCATCCCAACCGAGCCGGTCATTTTTCTGAAAGCCAGCACGGCCCTCGTTGGCCCAAATGACGACATCGAGATCCCGCGCGGCTCCACCAAAACTGACTGGGAAGTCGAACTGGCGGTGGTGATCGGTCGGCGGGCGCGGTACGTGACTGAGGCCAACGCCATGCAGTATGTGGCGGGGTATTGCCTGCACAACGACGTGTCGGAGCGGGCGTTTCAGCTGGAGCGCGGGGGCACCTGGGACAAGGGTAAAGGCTGCGACACGTTTGCGCCGATGGGCCCTTACCTGGTCACGCCCGACGAAATTGACGACGTGAACAACCTCCGGCTGTGGCTCACCGTGAACGGCCAAACCCGGCAGGATGGCAACACCCGCACCCTCATTTTTGGCATCCCGCACCTGATTGCGTATGTGAGTCAGTTCATGACCCTCCTGCCCGGCGACATTATCTCGACCGGCACCCCGCCGGGTGTTGGCTTGGGCATGAATCCGCCCACCTACCTCCAACCCGGCGATGTGGTGGAGCTGGGCATTGATGGGCTGGGCAGGGCACGGCAGACCGTACGGGCCTTTACCGAAGAAGATTAG
- the fbp gene encoding class 1 fructose-bisphosphatase, producing the protein MRTDEHPLALPVGITLDRFIMQNQAAFPHASGELSQLLRDIALAAKVVNREINRAGLIDITGAFGTANVQGESQQKLDVVADIRFIRALTNGGEVAAIVSEERDAIIQTGNRQAHYVVAIDPLDGSSNIDVNVSIGTIFSIYRRVSPTGTEPTEADFLQGGRRQVAAGYVLYGSSTMLVYATGHGVNGFTYDQSLGEFFLSHALMQIPQQGRIYSCNEGNRRLFPAGVQQYLDYCHEQQYAGRYIGSLVGDFHRNLLKGGIYLYPPTTVLPVGKLRLLYECYPLAYLMEQAGGQAIDGALDILDIPPQSIHQRSPLYLGSTAMIDGLLSFFVQ; encoded by the coding sequence ATGCGCACAGACGAACATCCGCTTGCCCTACCCGTTGGCATTACGCTCGACCGGTTTATCATGCAAAATCAGGCCGCGTTTCCGCACGCGTCGGGCGAGCTTTCGCAACTTCTGCGCGACATTGCGCTGGCGGCCAAAGTGGTGAACCGCGAAATAAACCGGGCGGGTCTGATCGACATTACGGGGGCTTTCGGCACCGCCAACGTGCAGGGCGAGAGCCAGCAAAAACTCGATGTGGTGGCCGATATCCGGTTTATCCGCGCCCTGACCAACGGGGGCGAAGTTGCCGCCATTGTGTCGGAAGAGCGCGACGCCATCATTCAGACCGGTAACCGACAGGCGCATTACGTGGTCGCCATCGACCCGCTCGACGGTTCTTCGAACATCGACGTAAACGTGTCCATCGGCACTATTTTCTCTATTTACCGGCGGGTCTCGCCCACAGGCACCGAGCCCACCGAAGCCGACTTTTTGCAGGGTGGCCGACGGCAGGTAGCTGCCGGGTATGTGTTGTACGGCTCCTCGACCATGCTGGTGTATGCCACCGGGCATGGCGTCAACGGATTCACGTACGACCAATCGCTCGGCGAGTTTTTTCTGTCGCACGCCCTCATGCAGATTCCACAGCAGGGCCGCATTTACTCGTGCAACGAAGGCAACCGGCGGCTGTTTCCGGCCGGTGTGCAGCAATACCTCGACTATTGCCACGAGCAGCAGTACGCGGGTCGGTACATTGGCTCACTCGTGGGCGATTTCCATCGAAACCTGCTCAAGGGCGGCATTTACCTGTACCCACCCACTACTGTTTTACCCGTGGGCAAACTGCGGCTTTTGTACGAGTGCTACCCCCTCGCCTACCTCATGGAACAGGCCGGTGGGCAAGCCATCGACGGAGCCCTTGATATTCTGGATATTCCGCCACAATCCATTCATCAGCGCAGCCCGCTTTACCTCGGCTCCACGGCGATGATTGATGGGCTACTCTCATTTTTCGTTCAATAA
- a CDS encoding carboxypeptidase-like regulatory domain-containing protein has protein sequence MLPRLLLFFSLFWLAGLPLRAQTNLVTDPGFEGITAGTSSYTTNLSGTVSGTAVQGRWQLTFVTGTCSTTTLCSGPTTGCSSGSSVITTTDRNSGNQSLYMRITKHTNRNDIKLYQVLSQPVAAGSYEVSFFMKSDGVSLVTLNVFKSTAAATANGGETSGTVTGTASSFSSTTGWRKYRAVVDLSGWTEAERTGMRISVRPNTGTGTTGASLPQGPCPKQFWFDDFSMRPASTVGTLEDLRLTAIQVARERQELAANAGFTDEANALQADINTLTATTVPLVPDKGIGFFPAPIHTSAATNPFIQAMNSWAGTYLGQAFPPSQSGLPPLTTTKSTSASMVFPGGRGLAPIIRETGATAESLYWLLVSPLSEYRYNPDLFYRFLHILYASADDYNTHGASGEIDEVPGATTSGLNDWFASPTFAYSWRMADYSFADYIPTTFKNRMRNASDIMGGIYFTIAQTGLAGGTYVNRDVSYAEVLAQTGLHRNRTDWTNFARTIVTSLNTQCIYPDGAYSYIREQNEVANYHGGTTTSLAKIHAVLDVPEALTAISKTANYELISVEPTEVPEFFTAPSWKTQWNGQSGFSGEPLVFVTGNPYLKGQLDQFRALFGTGYNSVFRKQLPSPLNVSFYRNDITAKPLPDNYVVYDRNIQGPRARYGRFSYAISGRDVDASEVVGTTSPGGLPGMQTFVGAMTTQAGRQTVNGVNRDELNAALMAVHSKVHVRTSANQEWRDWVYTSTRIKPKTTVTKTATAFSASGGLQRQNVGPTTFDSDWGTFQQWITLPDRIIGVVETFPKNGNPAQALEIDGRVRFTYGRGELQNPKSITVLEANKRYAYGNLQTIVHDHDFTQISTGTAGILRDDFPTAEEIIFRYNLSDGTNLYTYAGDTRKYFVIEIRQNGAVGDATVSRVSNGDLKGLIVQLNGQSYRAFRNLGNAQITLDVSTSLTAGTIHKLYYSRTDNEPQTPQTFTAVPGAPANLVLPANEQVFLVSGGRGEPLSDGFANFNTLLNAMDAPPGAQLLASNNGVLPCNNPLLTLAVSTSAATGPLTYNFSGPGIVSTSGSSATVNAVGVYSVTVTNTSNGLSSTASLNINLAGNTAFESPPTPSSTTARAGSALNVSYATDPTGCPFDLVTPFTVELTGAQSATVASLTSNTTGLRFAVPAGLPPGTYAVRVRYGSDVLSQPFTLTVTAAEVFRIVATKTQICEGQTVRLTALGCTGTVRWSTGQEGPFIDVSPASTTTITAACQEN, from the coding sequence ATGCTCCCACGCTTACTCCTTTTCTTCTCATTGTTTTGGCTGGCGGGGTTACCCCTCCGGGCCCAAACCAATCTGGTTACTGACCCCGGTTTTGAGGGCATCACGGCTGGCACCAGCAGCTACACCACCAACCTGAGCGGCACTGTTTCGGGGACAGCGGTACAGGGACGGTGGCAGCTCACGTTCGTGACCGGAACGTGCAGTACCACTACCCTCTGTTCGGGTCCCACAACGGGTTGCTCAAGCGGTAGCTCGGTCATTACCACCACCGACCGCAACTCAGGCAACCAGTCGCTGTACATGCGCATCACGAAGCACACCAACCGTAACGACATCAAGCTGTATCAGGTATTGTCGCAACCGGTGGCGGCTGGCAGTTACGAGGTGAGCTTTTTCATGAAGTCGGACGGCGTATCGCTCGTGACGCTAAACGTGTTTAAATCAACGGCTGCGGCCACCGCCAACGGGGGCGAAACGTCGGGGACGGTCACCGGCACGGCCTCCTCGTTTTCGTCGACCACCGGCTGGCGGAAGTACCGGGCCGTAGTCGACCTGTCGGGCTGGACCGAGGCCGAGCGCACAGGTATGCGGATATCGGTGCGGCCCAATACCGGCACCGGCACTACCGGAGCCTCATTGCCGCAGGGTCCCTGCCCCAAGCAGTTCTGGTTCGATGATTTTTCCATGCGCCCGGCCTCAACGGTGGGAACCCTGGAGGATTTACGTCTGACAGCCATTCAGGTGGCCCGCGAACGGCAGGAGTTAGCCGCCAACGCGGGCTTCACCGACGAAGCCAACGCCCTGCAGGCCGACATCAATACCCTGACAGCCACCACCGTACCGTTGGTACCCGATAAAGGAATTGGTTTTTTCCCCGCGCCAATCCACACGTCAGCCGCCACGAACCCGTTTATTCAGGCCATGAACAGTTGGGCCGGTACGTACCTGGGGCAGGCGTTCCCGCCATCGCAATCCGGCTTACCCCCGCTCACAACCACCAAATCCACCTCTGCTTCGATGGTGTTTCCGGGTGGGCGCGGGCTCGCCCCTATCATTCGGGAGACCGGTGCCACCGCCGAAAGCCTGTACTGGCTGCTGGTATCTCCCCTGAGTGAGTACCGGTACAACCCCGATCTGTTTTACCGTTTCCTGCATATTCTGTATGCCTCAGCCGACGACTACAATACGCACGGCGCCAGCGGTGAAATCGACGAAGTGCCCGGAGCCACCACAAGCGGCCTGAACGACTGGTTTGCGTCGCCTACGTTTGCGTACAGCTGGCGCATGGCCGACTATTCCTTTGCCGACTATATCCCCACCACCTTTAAAAACCGTATGCGCAATGCCTCCGACATCATGGGCGGCATTTATTTCACCATTGCCCAAACGGGGCTGGCCGGTGGCACCTACGTGAACCGCGACGTGTCGTATGCCGAAGTGCTGGCCCAGACCGGTTTGCACCGAAACCGCACCGACTGGACCAACTTTGCCCGGACCATCGTGACTTCGCTCAACACCCAGTGCATCTACCCGGACGGAGCATACAGCTACATTCGCGAACAAAACGAAGTGGCCAATTACCACGGCGGCACCACCACCTCGCTGGCCAAGATCCATGCCGTGCTCGACGTACCCGAGGCCCTGACGGCTATCTCAAAAACGGCCAACTATGAGCTAATCAGCGTCGAACCAACTGAGGTGCCCGAGTTTTTTACGGCCCCATCGTGGAAAACACAATGGAACGGCCAATCGGGCTTTTCGGGGGAGCCGCTCGTTTTTGTGACGGGCAACCCCTACCTGAAAGGCCAACTCGACCAGTTCAGGGCATTGTTTGGTACGGGCTACAACTCGGTATTCCGCAAGCAGCTTCCGAGCCCTCTCAACGTATCCTTTTACCGGAACGACATCACCGCAAAACCCCTACCCGATAACTACGTCGTGTACGACCGTAATATTCAGGGACCACGCGCCCGCTACGGCCGTTTCTCGTACGCGATTTCGGGCCGCGATGTGGATGCGAGTGAAGTCGTCGGGACAACCTCGCCCGGTGGCTTACCCGGTATGCAAACGTTTGTGGGCGCGATGACGACCCAGGCAGGCCGCCAGACGGTCAACGGCGTAAACCGCGACGAACTGAATGCGGCTCTGATGGCGGTACATTCAAAGGTTCACGTTCGGACCTCAGCTAACCAGGAATGGCGCGACTGGGTGTACACATCCACCCGCATCAAGCCCAAGACAACCGTGACGAAAACAGCTACGGCTTTCTCGGCGTCGGGCGGGCTGCAACGGCAAAACGTGGGGCCCACCACCTTCGATAGCGACTGGGGTACGTTTCAGCAGTGGATTACCCTACCCGACCGGATAATCGGCGTGGTCGAAACGTTTCCGAAGAATGGCAACCCGGCCCAGGCCCTTGAGATTGACGGGCGGGTGCGGTTTACCTACGGGCGGGGCGAACTGCAAAATCCCAAAAGCATTACGGTGCTGGAAGCGAACAAACGGTATGCGTACGGCAACCTGCAAACCATTGTCCACGACCACGATTTCACCCAAATCAGCACCGGAACGGCCGGTATCCTGCGCGATGATTTCCCGACGGCCGAAGAGATCATTTTCCGATATAACCTCTCCGACGGCACGAACCTGTACACGTACGCCGGCGACACGCGCAAGTATTTCGTGATTGAAATTCGGCAGAACGGAGCCGTGGGCGATGCCACGGTCAGCCGGGTTTCGAATGGCGATCTGAAAGGACTGATAGTGCAGCTCAACGGGCAGTCGTACCGGGCATTCCGTAACCTCGGCAACGCCCAGATCACCCTCGATGTGAGCACCTCGCTTACGGCCGGCACCATCCACAAGCTGTACTACTCACGCACCGACAATGAGCCCCAAACCCCGCAGACATTCACGGCCGTACCGGGCGCACCGGCCAATCTGGTTCTGCCCGCCAACGAACAGGTTTTTCTGGTTTCGGGAGGGCGAGGTGAGCCCCTGAGTGACGGATTCGCCAATTTCAACACCCTGCTCAATGCTATGGATGCTCCGCCGGGCGCGCAGTTGCTGGCTTCCAACAACGGGGTACTACCCTGCAACAACCCCTTGCTGACGCTCGCGGTGAGTACCAGTGCCGCTACGGGTCCACTCACCTACAACTTTTCGGGACCGGGCATTGTGAGCACATCGGGCAGTTCGGCGACAGTCAACGCTGTCGGCGTGTACTCGGTGACCGTAACCAACACGAGCAACGGCCTCAGCAGCACGGCGAGCCTGAATATCAATCTGGCAGGTAATACGGCCTTTGAGAGCCCGCCCACCCCATCGTCGACCACAGCGCGGGCGGGTAGTGCGCTGAACGTAAGCTATGCTACCGACCCCACCGGGTGCCCGTTTGATCTCGTGACCCCTTTCACGGTCGAGCTAACGGGGGCGCAATCGGCCACGGTAGCCAGCCTGACAAGCAATACCACGGGTCTGCGGTTTGCGGTACCGGCCGGTTTGCCGCCCGGCACATATGCGGTGCGGGTTCGGTACGGGTCTGACGTTTTGAGCCAACCGTTTACCCTGACCGTAACGGCAGCGGAGGTGTTTCGAATTGTGGCAACCAAAACCCAGATCTGCGAAGGGCAAACCGTACGACTTACCGCCTTGGGGTGTACCGGCACTGTACGTTGGAGCACCGGTCAGGAAGGGCCATTTATCGACGTATCTCCAGCCAGTACAACGACTATCACCGCGGCTTGTCAGGAGAATTGA
- a CDS encoding TetR/AcrR family transcriptional regulator, with protein MGVAERKAKEKEELRNHILAAAMRLFAEKGVDNVTIRNIADAAEYSVGTVYVYFKDKSAILHALHTQGFSDLRSRFQILTYVADPMERLKASGHVYVQFAVENPHMYQLMFSVADPIDHVECAPDGKWHEGQSTFNFLRNMVQACVDAGHFGGHQPVALAYLIWGAVHGICSLSIMKRASVTELSNPVGEGLAEFLRLLDKL; from the coding sequence ATGGGAGTCGCCGAACGCAAAGCAAAAGAAAAGGAAGAATTACGCAACCACATTTTGGCTGCAGCCATGCGGCTGTTTGCCGAAAAAGGAGTGGATAACGTAACCATCCGTAACATTGCCGACGCGGCCGAGTACAGTGTAGGGACAGTCTATGTCTATTTCAAAGACAAGAGTGCAATTCTGCATGCCCTACATACGCAGGGGTTCTCGGACCTACGAAGCCGGTTTCAGATTCTGACGTATGTGGCGGATCCGATGGAGCGGCTGAAGGCCTCCGGGCATGTGTATGTGCAGTTTGCTGTCGAGAATCCCCATATGTACCAGCTTATGTTTAGCGTTGCCGACCCCATCGATCACGTCGAGTGTGCTCCTGATGGCAAATGGCATGAAGGGCAGAGCACGTTCAATTTTTTGCGGAACATGGTTCAGGCATGCGTGGATGCCGGGCATTTCGGCGGACATCAACCCGTCGCGCTGGCGTATTTGATCTGGGGTGCAGTGCATGGTATTTGCTCACTGTCCATCATGAAGCGGGCGTCGGTCACCGAATTAAGCAACCCCGTTGGCGAAGGATTGGCCGAATTCTTACGGCTACTGGACAAGCTCTAA